TTAAATCTGTATAGGAACCAAGTTTACTTCCCTTGAACGTTCTTGATATTTCCTTGGTTGTTGTACAGTTATTATGTAGTAAATGATggtcttttaaatttttctagtTGCATTAACATATAAACCATCTCTTGTTAATCATTTGTTCATTGGAATTTGTACAAAATGACATTTTGAAGCATGCATTAGGAATTTTCAACACTTCTCATTTGTTTAAATTTTAGCAACACTTCTCTCTAGGTTATTTTGATTTAGTAAAATACTTGAGATTCTTAAAGGGAGAATTAGGAATTTGGCCCTCTCCTATTCGACTTCAGGTGGGGCTCTTCTGAATGTTCGACAATGTACACCACTTAGCAATCAGATACATTTTTCTAAGTTCCTGCTACCAACATTCTGTAGTtgcaccaaaaaataaaaaagaaaaggataatgaaaaGAACCACCCAAGCAAGCAAGTAATTCTGTACTTCATCTGAGCAAGGTTGACAGATAGCTCAGCTGTAGGAGGGATCAAGCAGTTAATTTTAGTTAAAGTAATACCAAatagataaattttttttttgttttgttttttttgatgAAGCCATCCGGCCTTTATTCAAGAAGTGGAGTTTATAGGAACTATTTATAAAAGATTTGTAAGAagaaatattttatgaaaataattcAGAATCTTATTCAGGCACCCATATGCTGCTTCCAAAACCGACTTCAGGTTCAACATTGGTTCCCCCAAGCCCTTGAGCACAAAATTTGTCATCCTACATCTGAGGAGAGCACCTCTATAGCCAATACCTATATTCGCAAATCACAAAACGCAGGCACAAGCAACTGGAAATTATTAAAAGAGTCGGTTCAGACTAAACAGGGAGGCGTATACCACAGTCCGGCCATTTGATTGGTAGTATGGTTGGGCCCAGATGGTAGGATTGGCTTATTTCTCAGTTTCATGGGCGATGGGTTTATCTTATTCTTATTAGCGTCAGAATTCTCTCTCGTCCAATATCTATGGTTTTTAAAATGGCTTCAAGAGGTGCATCCATTTGATTTTAGCATTATTGGCGCGACGCAGAGCTTTTGAAGAGCCAAAAGCACTTTTAAATAGAATAgaagtgtttggtaaaaaaaatcgaaaaattgttttaattttgccagaaagctaaaacagcttttttgAGAGAAGCTCGAATCCAAAAATTCCTTTTTAGGCTTCATCGaaaaactattttgaattataattttttttcatgaaccCAAAAaactataataaaatataataattaccaaaaataataaattaatatataataattataattatatctttattattatattatactataaatataatattatattacattatattatgttatgttatataatattaaattatattatattattatgttagtatatcatattatattactatattataataatattatattatattatagtaatattatactattatatatttatatattaatatatattgtattttattatataatattatggaATATCTTTTATGGTCATACTGTTATAAGAGCTATAAGCTACACCGGCTCTGCTACTCTGTTATAGGATATGAATGCTTTTGACGTCCAAGTTAATTTTAAGGGGAAAGGCGCTAATTGGGAAAAATAGACTCCGACCATTGCCTCTTCCAAACTCCAGTAAAAAAGAAGCTACAACAAGCCAACCACGAATCTTCAAATTCTGGTTTAAAAAGCACTCATCCATGCCTATGGGAAAGGCCATAATCCATAcagtaaaaaaacaaaaaaaagatgagcaaaaacaaagaaaagctgTACAGAAACAAAAGGTGATACAGAGAGCATGTTAGGTACAAGATCAAGCTCTTCCCTGAAAATTAAGTTGCAGGTGTCCCCTCAGCTTGGGCCACTAAGCATAAAGAGGGGAAGCTGAGGGCCTGGGATAAGCACCCTTTCTGCTACCAGCTGCTTCCGAGCCTCTTCGGTCACGCCTCTGAACGTTGCTGCCAACGATTTGGCTGCTCGCTTTCCGTTCAGTCTGAGCATTTCTCCCAGTGTCTTTGGCGTCCTGGAGCAGTTCTAATGCTGATACCACTTCATCCATGTTTGGCCTGTACTTAGCTTCTGCGGATAAGCACCGAACTGCAATAGCAGCAGCCTTCTGGGCTCCTCCCAGCGGGTACTGCCCTCCCAGCCGGGTGTCCAAGATGCGGAAGATCTTTCTCTTGTTTGAGAGATAAGGCCTTGCCCACTCCACCAGATTGTGCTCCCCGGGCGGGCGGTTCTTGTCCACAGCCCTCCGTCCAGATAACATTTCTAGAAGAACGACCCCAAAGCTATACACATCGCTCTTGGGAGTCAAATGACCTTTAAAAATGCAACAGTGTTAAAAATATAGACTCATATAACACCCTCATGCTTCAATGCCGTACAAAATGCATTCACACTTATGTAATATAATTAGCAACTTGTATATTTAGAAGGCACCAATGCATATGAGTAAGAAATGGATATCTACATCAACCCAGCCTGTTCACATGGACTCGCCGGCAACCCAGAGATACCATATAATAACTACAGAACTTCACTTACCCCATTGACTTCATTACCagatattttttaagaaaacaaatcTATATTTCTATATATCTGATTCTGTACTATTTAATGTTTTCCATCAATGAGCAATCCCGACATCTGAAATTTGTCACATATAGCTTGTAGAAAATTATGCTAGTTACAGCTTGCACAGTACTATCCTTTACAGCTTGCACAATGGTATCCTCTCATCAGGCCAAGCCACTAACTAAATTGAGCCGAATCAACCTAACAGActcatatatttttcttttcaaaggtATCCCAAATCTATACTCGCTGTTCCACATTGTTTGGCTGACACAGAAACTTAACAACTAAAAACCAAAGGGGCCCCAGCATCTGCATCTATACAAGTAGAAAGTCACAGGATTGGAGTTCGGAAGTAATTCAGCGAGGGGAAACATTCAAGTTCAGGGAAAAcatgaaaattttcagcaaaaGTTTGGCATAATTTTGGTATACATAGTATTCCTGAAAGATTTAAATGCAATACTATAAGTGAATCTTCAATAAAAGCCGGGTGGCTATCTCTGCGTCCTTTTCATTCaaataagaaaacaaaaaagcaaTACTACAAGCGAATCCACATACAACTGGATGTACTAAGATCGAACAAAGAGAGTAATTTGTTGGGGAGGGGCAAGGGAAACTGACACAAGgaacagcagcagcaacaaATAAAGTCCTCAATAACTTGACAATATTTTCGCAAATTAGCTGCCAGAAATTTATAAATCCACGATCTAAATAATTCATTTCTACAAGTATGATTTGGTCAATGAAAAGTTGTTAAATAATTGATCGATTTCAATAATCTGGAGAACTGAAAATTTCCACAATAAACATCGCAAAAATGCAGATATCTATATAAGTCAACTGCAAGAGCAAATTCCCCGAAGCATCAGATAGAAACAGCTTGAGGGCACTTAAATAACCATGTACAAGAAATATACCTGTCGCAAGATATTCAGGAGCAGCATATCCATACGTTCCCATGACCCTGGTAGAAACATGACTTTTATCACCAGTTGGACCATCTTTTGCCAATCCAAAATCAGAAAGCTTTGCATTGTATTTCTGTACATACACCAAATAGATTAATTTTGAGTGTGAATATTAATGCTgaatttgaaagaaaataaatggCCAGATCATTATGTACCGAATCAAGAAGGACATTAGATGTTTTAAAATCGCGATAAATAACTTTTGCCTTGTCACTGTGGAGAAAAGCAAGCCCTTTTGCAGCTCCAAGGGCAAGCTTCATCCGGAGGTTCCAAGAGAGAGGTTGAAAGTGTGAACCCCCTGCATCCCCGGAAAATAGAATAATTAGGATTTATAAATCGCATTAACAATATATTGACAAACCACACATTCCTCAAAAAAGAGAACGATGTAGCATTTAGTAAAACATGAAGCTTCATACATCCATTATTAAAGCATATCAAAAGGCCAGCACATAGTTCAGAAAGAACTTACTCCTAAAAAGATGATTTTCCAAGCTCCCCCGAGGCATAAACTCATAGACAAGAAGTCGTTGCTCATCCTCTAAGCAGTACCCTATAAGCTTTACAAGATTAGGATGAGACAACTGGCCCAAGTAGTTAACTTCTGCCTGCAATATTCCAAAAAGAATTGTCTGTCAGAGTTAACAGGAACTGGAGGGGGGAAAAAACTAATTTGCCATAGAATACACACTTGTCAATCCATGAGAACAAGTATACCGCATTTCAGCAGACAtgcatgaaaataaataaagcaAGTCATCAAGCTTAAACAAATGTCTTCTAAAGAATAGTTCTAAAATGGATTAAATTATCAAGAAGAGGATACTCACCAACCATTCTCTGTGACCCTGAAAGCCTTCCTGGTTAAGCTTCTTCACAGCAATAACAATTCCAGTCCCAGGCTTGGTCGCTGCAAAAGTGTGCTCGTCAATCCATCCCTTAAAGACTGAACCAAATCCTCCCTCTCCAAGCACACTGTCTGGTCGGAAATTCCTGGTGGCATTTCTCAGTTCGTTGAACGTAAAGCTCTTCACATTTGATGACTGCAAGATCTCACCCTCACTACGAGGGGTTGGAGGAACAGATGCTGCGGAAACCCGGCTGCTAGAACCACTTCCCTTTCCATCTCCACTACTGCATTTAGAGTTCATGCCTAGGCATCCAAACATGATATCTACTAGTAATTCAGTTCCaaggaaaaaatatattttagaaatGTATCGTACTAGCAAAATGATTGATGAACAAATTCCAATAGTCCAGATGAAGTCTCAAATGACCGCTAAAATTTCAGATGCTATTAGCTGGATCAACACATTCAAATCTAAAGCAATTTCAACAAAACTCCAGTTAAAACATTTCCATCTTTCCAAATGTATTTATAATAACATGAGTCTACCAACGACAAACTTTTGAGAGATCATATGTCTCTTGCCAAATGTATTTAGATTGATACGACTCCGACCATGACAGGCTTTTAGTAAATCAAACCCATCTTTTCAAATGTAATTAGACTGACTCACTGAAACAACAACAAACCCTTGGTAAATAAAATCGATCTCTCCAAATGTATTTCGACTGGCACAACTCTGATCACAATAAACTTTCAGCAAATCAAATCCACATTCCTTAAAAAAGGTAAATAAATTCACTTTCCTCGCGTTAAAATAGCCtcaataaagtctttaaaaatgacaaaaatatcatttaaatttcaaaaagaGGTTGACAATATTGGTATGGATGCGAAGATAGAAATAAAGATGTCTCTGAATCACTCATAACCTATGGGCAACACCACAAATTTCCGCATATAGAAACTCCATCTACCGACTACCGCTGGAGATAGGAGGTACAGGTAGACAGATGTAATCACAACTCAAGCCAGAAGCTCCGAACTGCAATTCACAGCGCGGAAACGAAACAACTATATGATCCTTTTAAAAACTCAAAAAAGGAATTCTTTTTAGCATTAGCCAAATGAGTTCGGAGCGACCATAAAACAATAATTTCAACTTAGCCCACTTAAAACTCAGCatcataaatttaaaaaaagagcTAAATCAGTACTCCATACAACCCTAAAGAGCCCCAAATTTCAATCAATAACACCCATCTTTTTACCCGATCTCCGACCTCCAATGAAACTAGAACAGAACTGGTAAAATGAATCGACTTTAGCGGTACCTGAAGCAAAGCCGTTGTGGGAGGGGCTCTCCGCCTTGACCCGAGCGCCCCAGCAATTCCCCATCAAGAACAACTGTCAATACCCGATCCCTCCTTGGACGCCCCTAATAAGCCTCCCCCACACCAAGAGGACGAGGAAAACCAGCGGCCGGATCCGTGAGGGAAACCAGCGAATCGGACCAAAAGACGTTCTTTTCACTAGAAAGCGAGGCCAATGAATCCACCAACGCTACCCCTCGAGCGTGCGACGAAGCGAGCCGACCACCGCGCGAAACCCACCTCCCTGGGCGGCTCGGACTCAacacgagaaaaaaaaaaattgagacacGAAATGATCGAATCACGAATAGAGAGAAGGATAGCGATGAGAAGTGGAGAGAGAGAAGCCAAAAGGTTGCTCCTTTTCCTCTCCCCCACCCCCACTTTCTCTCGTTTCTTTTTCCCTCCGATGATCTCCTTTTGGACCTTCCCGAAGGTTGACCTGGCTTATTAGAGGAGAGAGCTctcagaggagaaggagagaggagtTGGAGGGTCGGAAGCATTAATGGCCGGTGGTCCCCAGCTCCGGACTGAGCTTATCCCCGCAGCTTATAATACCTGCATACTCTCCCCAGACATCATCCCCAACCTGTTGAAAACCAGTGTATGAGATTCGAATATCCGGTTCGACCGTACGGTAAGTGTTTCTGACCGAAATTTCCAGTTTCACCTAAAACATCGGACCGGATTTTGGACTTTAAGCCGGTTTTACCTCTGTCGGAGATGAAACATGGGGAGAGGTGAACGAGATTGTACGTACTGTTTCTTgggattttcctttttttcaaaaaaaagttcCTCTCTTCGGATTATTGGTCGCGTAAATGGGGCGTTGTCTCTTCATAACTGGGTTTCCGGGAAGTGGGTCGGTGAAGACCGCGCCGTCGGATGGGCATCGGATGGCCAGACACGCCTTGGCTGGCGGCGTCCCGGAAGCCCCGTGGTCTCCGCGCGACCCGGCTTCCGTGCCGCCTCTTGCCTTAATTGCACGAGAATGCTTTCCGTGCGCGATGCACGGGAGgacaataaaaataaacaataaatttatataaaaaaataaataaataaaatgtatATAacaattaataattattttatg
The Phoenix dactylifera cultivar Barhee BC4 chromosome 3, palm_55x_up_171113_PBpolish2nd_filt_p, whole genome shotgun sequence DNA segment above includes these coding regions:
- the LOC103703499 gene encoding receptor-like cytoplasmic kinase 176 isoform X1, with the translated sequence MGNCWGARVKAESPSHNGFASDIMFGCLGMNSKCSSGDGKGSGSSSRVSAASVPPTPRSEGEILQSSNVKSFTFNELRNATRNFRPDSVLGEGGFGSVFKGWIDEHTFAATKPGTGIVIAVKKLNQEGFQGHREWLAEVNYLGQLSHPNLVKLIGYCLEDEQRLLVYEFMPRGSLENHLFRRGSHFQPLSWNLRMKLALGAAKGLAFLHSDKAKVIYRDFKTSNVLLDSKYNAKLSDFGLAKDGPTGDKSHVSTRVMGTYGYAAPEYLATGHLTPKSDVYSFGVVLLEMLSGRRAVDKNRPPGEHNLVEWARPYLSNKRKIFRILDTRLGGQYPLGGAQKAAAIAVRCLSAEAKYRPNMDEVVSALELLQDAKDTGRNAQTERKASSQIVGSNVQRRDRRGSEAAGSRKGAYPRPSASPLYA
- the LOC103703499 gene encoding receptor-like cytoplasmic kinase 176 isoform X2, whose amino-acid sequence is MGNCWGARVKAESPSHNGFASGMNSKCSSGDGKGSGSSSRVSAASVPPTPRSEGEILQSSNVKSFTFNELRNATRNFRPDSVLGEGGFGSVFKGWIDEHTFAATKPGTGIVIAVKKLNQEGFQGHREWLAEVNYLGQLSHPNLVKLIGYCLEDEQRLLVYEFMPRGSLENHLFRRGSHFQPLSWNLRMKLALGAAKGLAFLHSDKAKVIYRDFKTSNVLLDSKYNAKLSDFGLAKDGPTGDKSHVSTRVMGTYGYAAPEYLATGHLTPKSDVYSFGVVLLEMLSGRRAVDKNRPPGEHNLVEWARPYLSNKRKIFRILDTRLGGQYPLGGAQKAAAIAVRCLSAEAKYRPNMDEVVSALELLQDAKDTGRNAQTERKASSQIVGSNVQRRDRRGSEAAGSRKGAYPRPSASPLYA